The DNA region CGCATCAGAAATAAACTGCGCTGTTCCTTCACCGTGCCTGTCAATATTCTTTCTGAAACGTTCATCAGCGGTATACATTTGACCAAGTCCTGCGAGGATCTCATCTGTACAGGTATAACTTGTTTCAGTGATATAATTCTGAAGCTTTCTTACAAGGCCCTTTGCTTCAGCACTGTCCGGTGCGAATCCGTTTTTCATGCATTCTGCAAATTCAGCCATAACTTCATCTATACCGGCTGCCAGAGATCTGATATCATCCGTCGAAAATGAGCCGTTCTTCTTTTCGAATTCACTGTAAGCTTCGGTATTTCCCCACTTCTCTTTTGCTTCGCGGGCGTATTCCTCACGCTTTTCCTCAAATTCACTGTTATCAAATACCTTCATATTGATTTTAACTCCTTTCACGGCATCGTCGAGAGCTGAAATAAGCTTTTCAATCCTGTTCTTTTTTAGGATCATAAGTTCTTTCTGTGCCTCGAGAGCTTTTTTTCTGTCATAGTCAGGAGATGACAGGATCTTTAAAATATCCTTCAGAGGAAAATCAAGCTCACGGTAAAACAGGATCTCCTGCATTCTTGCAAGACTGTTTTTCGTCGTAAAATCTGTAACCGTTCTGTTCGTCAACAAAAGCCGGTTTCAGTAATCCTGTTTCATCATAGTAATGAAGTGTGCGCACACTTACATCAGTAAGCTTTGCAAATTCCTTTATCTGATATTTCATAGCATTGTACCTCCTGTGATCATTAGTATATACTATGACGTTACGTCAGAGTCAAGAGGATTTGATAATATTTTTTAATAATTTCGGTCTACTGACCAGATAAACTCCATCCGGATTCCATTAGCCCCGCCTGTTACAACAGCAACTTTATTCTTAAACATTCTGATATCTCCGTCATAATTCTCCTTTTTCACATCTCAATATCTTTAAAACTCAAATTCAAGTTCATCGAGCGGGACGTCAAAGCTGTCTGTGATCTCTTTTTCTTTATTCAGACAGTCTACGTGCAGAATATTTCCCTCCACATATGAAGCCTCAAAATTTTCTGCATCATACTCCGGAGCCGGAAGGTAATCATCAAGGAAAATAGTTTGACTGATCTTAGGTTTCGGATCATCAGCACTCTGTGTGAAGAGCTGTACAGCCGGCTGACCGATTCTGTCAGGTCCGTGGTATCTGAACAGCAGAATATCGCCGCTGTCCAGGACATGAAAAGTTATCACTCCGTTAGTGATTCTTATAATATCAGTGGTACTTTCAGCCTGTTTCCAGGTCTTCCCGAAATCTGATGTATAAGCAGCCTCGTAATACTGTGATCCAGCAGCATCTCCTACATGACGGATACACATAGCCAGTCCGTCTGCACTGTCAGAAACGCTGGCCATTCCTTCTTCAAACAGCTCATTAAAAGTATGCGTTCCGCCGTAATCTGCATATTCTCCGAATACGATCTCTTTTGTACCGTCAATTGCAGCAAGATTGGAATCACGTTTCGAAGCTGATTCCGTAACTGCTGGCTCAGTTTCTTCCGGTTCGGTCTCTGCTTCTGTTTCAGCCTCAGTGATCTCTTCTGTTTCAGCAGCAGCTTCTTCAGTCACTTCCTCCGTCACCGTTGGTTCCGCAGCCGGCAGTTCAGAGTTCTCCACAGGTCCGCATCCTGTAAATACTGTTCCTGCCATTAATGCTGAAAGAATTATAGTGCCATAATGTTTTTTCATTTTTTGATCTCCTTATCCATTATATAAAAGTAAAAACTTTATAATTATCATACCATAATTTGTATAACAGGTCAATGGTTTTTGACATTTTACAAAGAAAAATACAGCACCACAACTACAACCAGAACTATCAGTGCTATGATCACTGCTGCCGTTTTGGGGTCAAGATCCTGAGGGAAGAAAGCAAGTATATTCTGCATATAAAGACCACAAAAGCTGCGTTACGGTGATAACGCAGCTTTTTCTTAATATATCCTCAAAATCAGGGAAACTCTGATCAAACCGGCGATCAGGCTTCAACCGATGCAGGATTTATGAAACTGATCAGCCAAGCTTATCTATCTTCTTTGAAAGATACTGACGAAGTCTTGCAAGATCGGCAAGCGTGAGTTCTCCGTCGCCGTCAATGTCAGCAAGCTTCTTCTGATCATCTGTAAGCTTTCTGTCTCCTAAGAGAGCGAGTGAAAGTTCGGTAAGATCTGTTACGTCGATTTTGCCGTCTGTATATACGTCACCGAGACCTGCTGATTTTACATCCTTATCCGGAGAAGGTTCCGCAGTCGGATCAGTATTTTTATCAGGATCTTTATCTTTTCCAGGATCTTTGTCTTTCCCGGGATCGGTCGGAGCGGTAGATGCCTCATAGCCTTTCCAGTCCTTCGGGAGTTCTGAAAGTGTTATGCAGTAATCACTCTTGTAAAGCTTTTCTACTTCTTCTGCATTCTGATATTCCTCGCCTGAAAGGAACTTCGGTGTGCTTTCTTCATCGTACCAAGGGCAGAAATAGAGCCAGCCGGCCTTTTCGATCGTTATATTGTCGAGTGACGGGATGGTGTCGTTTTCAGGCATTGAAACCATCTTCTTACCTTTAACTGTATCGTACAGTTTCCAGAAGATACCTGATTCCGCATCAAGGTTCGGTCCGCTTGTTTTTCCGTCATGACGATTGTACTGTGTGTTGTATTTGTCGTATCCTACAATGTCAACATACTCATCACCTGTGTACCATTCTGCAGATGCATCTGACCAGGTATAGAGGTTCTGTTCCCAGATGAGATTGTGGATTCCGTATGTATCCTGAAGCTCTTTCTGAAGATACTTCCAGAGTTTGTTGTACACTTCCGGACCTTCCTTGCCCCACCAGAACCATGAAACGCCGCCGTTTGAGTAGTTACCGTCAGCTTCGTGAAGAGGACGGAAGAGTACCGGAACTCCAGCTTCCTGAAGTACTGAAAGCTGTTCAGCGAGATTCTTAATACAAAGTGACCAGTAGTCGTTTTCCGGAGTACCCTTTTCCATTGCCTTTGAAGGACTGAAGTCACATTTTTCAGAATATGTTGTCTTTGAGAAGTCGAGTGGTTCGCCGAGAGTATAGTCAGCCATTGTTACAGGAACGTTAATATGCCATGATGCTGTACAGATACCGTTCTTGTTGTTTGTCCAGTCGATCATTCTTTCAACGATGCCGTCATCCCACTTGTAGCACGGACAGTTGGCGCCGAAGTCAAATCCCTGAATAGCCGGCATGTCTCCGACTGTTTCCTTAAGATATTTAAGTTCCCTGTCGTATTCGCAGTAGCTGTAGTTACGGTTCTGGGAATCATAGCTGTAAACCTGACCGTTTTCGTCCTTGCACTTCCATACGAACTTTGAACCGTCATCTGCAACTGCCTTGTCAGCCGGATCAAAGCTGTATTCCTTACCTGATTCATCAACGCAGATATCCTTTTCAGCATTGTAGCGGATAGTAGTATTCATTTTGTGACCGCCGCCGTAGATCGTCTGCTGACCGGAAAGAATGCCTGTGCCGTAAACACTGTAAAGATAATTCATGAGTCCTTTAGCTTCCTTTGTTGCATCAGGATCGCACGGAACAGCAGTAGCCGCCGCCTTCAGATCAGGCATTACAGCTTTCTTTATTGTGATTTTATCGAATGCGGCATAACCGTATTTCGGAATAAGCGCTATCTTGTTTGTACCCTTTTTAAGTCTGTATTTTCCGAATTCTGTATCGACCCACTTGTCAGTGTAGGCAAACACTTTACTGTATTCTGCACCGTTAATAGTGATAGTCTGCATTCTTCCCTCCTCGCTGAGAATCTGTGCATATCTTACATCAATTTCATAAAGTCCTTCTTCAGGAGCTTCGACCTCGAATTCTATGTTTTTAGCTGTGAGATAAGCAAAACCGTCTCCTGAATAACCAGGGATCTGGTTTTCATAGATCGAAGTCCAGTTTTCCACTCCATCTATTTTTTCTGCTTCCGATTCAAATATTACGCCGGTATCTTCAGCTGAAACAGATACCGGAAAAACTGAAGCCGCAGTACTCATCATTACTGCTGCGTTTACTGCTGATATAATTCTTACGAGATTCTTTGACATAAACACTACCTCATTTCAAAAAATAAATTTTCCTGAAATACACACCGTGGAAAACTGATTAAGTTAAAGTTTAATTAAGGAAACACTGATTATATCGGAAATCCGGCTTCACCGGATTTCCGGAGGTGGGATTTACGGGGCTTCGCCCCGGAGCCCCACGCTGATTTATGAATAAATCAGCGTTTCCTTAAATAATTAATCTTTGCTTTCCCTGAAATCTTTACTGTTTTTATTTTACTACAGATTAATTAAGCTGTCAAGTAAATCATAAATTTAAGATGCCTCTTTAGTTAAATATCACTCTTTTTAAGTGAACGTATACACCTTTATCATCGTGACGGGCAGAAAATGTTATCTAAAATCTCACAATGTATATCGTCTGCCTCAAACAGATGAAAAAAAGCCGACGGTCAATTAAACCGACGGCTCTGATAATATATACCTGAAAGATCTATCTGCAGTAAACTTTGTAATTCTTTTCTTTAAGTACCACAACAGCAAGATCAAGTGCTTCGTGTGTATAGAACTCGATACGGAGAACGCCTTCCTCAAACTCACGGTTATTGATGATACCGATATTCTTGATGTTAATGCCCTTGAAAGCAAGCATGCTGGCAATGATAGCGATCCCGCCGGCCTCATCGACAAGGTCAACAAACATTTCATAGCAGACAGTGCTCGATCTCTTGTTCGGAATAAAGAGCGAATCGCGGTACTCCTTGGCTTCCTGAAAATAATTGAGAAGTTCCTGCTTTTCCGAGTGATCTATGCTCTCACGGAGACGTGTTATTTCGTCGATGTACTGATCCATGAGCGAAACGAGCTGTTCCTTGTTTGAAAGACAGATGCTCTGCCACATAACAGGAGATGATGCTGCAATACGAGTCATATCTCTGAATCCGCCGGCAGCAATAGTCTTCATTGTTTCATCCTGATCGTCAATGTTCCTTACAAGGTTTGTAAGAGCATAGGAGATCATATGCGGAAGATGGCTGATGGATGCTGTTGCATAGTCATGCTTTTTATAGTCAAGAACAAGCGGGATAGAACCCAGGGACTTTACAAAACTACGGAATCCTTCGATCTGTTCCTCAGTATTTTTTTCAGTAGGCGTAATTATGTAGTACGCATTTTCCAGCAGATATTCATCGGCGTTTTCTATACCGGTCTTTTCAGAACCTGTCATAGGATGTCCGCCTATGAAGTTCTTTTCAAGATCAAGACGGATAACCTCTTCGTGTATCTCAGTCTTGGTACTTCCCACATCAGTGATCACACAGTCCTTGCGGATAACCGGCTTAAGCTTGTGAAGGTAATCAATATTGTTTTTTTACCGGTGCACACAGAAATATTACATCACATCCTGAAAAATCAGAGATTATACAGGATTTTTTTATTGTCTATAAGTCCGGCAGCATAAGCTGTATCGATCGTTTCCTGTCTTCTTTCTGAAGCAATAATTTTAACGTCAGGATCATTGATCCTCATCTTTTTAGCTATCGATCCGCCGATAAGGCCGAAGCCGATAAAACCTACAGTTTTAAATATCATTTTTTACTCTCCGGTTTAAAAATTTAAATCAGAACTGCTCTGACATACATTAATGATTTTACAATAAAGAGAACACAATGTCAAGTACAAGTAAAAAATCAGCACATCCTTCCTGTGCAGACAGGTCAGGATATACTGATTTAAGTAATTATTTAAGGAAACTGAGCGGAAATCCGCGGTGACAATTCATTTAACCGCTGACGTTTTCCGTTAAAAATTCAGCAGTGGCTTTTTTCTTTACTTCAGACTTGTTGGCGTACATAAGATTGTCCGCTTCATAAAACACTTCGGAAAATGAAAGTCCCTTTTCATAGACTTTCATTCCGCGGGCAATGGAAAGAGGAAATTCCACTCCGTCGGAAACAGCTTTTTCGTGAAGTATTTCAGTATCAAATCTTCTTAAAAGCTCTTCCCTGTTTTCATAATCTGAATGCTCGAGTATTGTGACAAATTCATCGCCGCCTATTCTGAAAATAGGACTGTGATCGAAGATCCGGCAGATAAATCTTGCTGATGTCCTGATATATTCGTTTCCGGCTTCATGGCCGAAATTGTCATTGATCTTTTTAAGACTGTTTGCATCCATTACAACAAGTGCAAATTCTGCAGTACCTGCATCGATCTGGGCCTTGATATGTCCGGAAACAGATTCATACAGAGCGGCATTTCCAACACCGGTAAGTGAATCTTTGAATGCAAGAATATCGAGTTTCTGGTTGCTCTTGCTCAGTACATTTACATAAAGGTAGATCAGGCCAAGCGAAATGAAAGGCCAGAGAAGGAAACCCTTGAAAAGAATCGAAAGAATTCCGGCCATAAATCCGAACATTGCGAAAATAATTATGTGCCTGTAATTCTCACGCTTGATATCAGTTGATTTTCTATAGTAGGCAATAAGGAAGAAAAGTCCGCCTAATACATAAACTATCGGCCAGATAACGACATACACGAACCCGGTCGAAGAGAGTCTGGAATACTTATCGTTTTCACCGATCTGAAATGCAAACGGTTTTACAGAATTGACGACCAGAACAGCAAATGTGATGATCATGGGAATGTATGTCAGGATCCGGATAGTGCGCGACCTGATTTTTTCAACTCCCATACAGTATTTCAGTATTTCAAGCGGAAAAAGCGCCTGAAGAAAGAAATAACCGTTCATTATCATAAGATGCACAATATGAGTATGCGGCATCATATCATTCTGAATAAGGAGTGAAGCAGTATCAAGCAGAAATATCGATTCTATGATAAGGAGAATATTTTTGAAAGATCTGGTAGAAAAGATCTCCTGCTTGTCCTTAGCCTCTTTATGCTGTATTATAAGACAGGTAAAGAACCCCAGTATATTAAGTTCTGCATAGTATACCATATAATAACCCTTTCATAAATAAGGAAAACACTGATCAAAACAGATTCGGATCTTGCGAAAATAAGCGAAAGGATCTCTGACCATCCCCAGTAAATTTGTATTAAAAACCGATCAGTGAATTCATAAAACTTCATACTATTATTATATAGCAAATTATCAAAACAGTCAAGATATCAACACATTTCAGATCTTTTTTGTGTATTATTGCTATTGATTTTTCGGATTACCGTGCTTTGCATAGTACAGATTTGTACTAAATCAACAACATAAAAACGCTGAGTCCAAAAGAGAACTCAGCGTTTTTTTTCTGGCGCAGCGGGTGGGATTCGAACCCACGTCCCCTCAGGGGGGCATCATGATTTCGAGTCATGTCCGTTATGACCACTTCGATACCGCTGCATATATTAAAATGTGCTGTGTTACGTTCACACAGCACATTTATTATAACATATTTTTGTCTGTAAAGCAATAGTTTTTTCAGATTTTAAGAAGATTCTGACCGGCAGATACTAACCGGACACGAATCCGCTGCACAGCTCATATCATAAAAAGCAGCGTTTTCTTAATGATATCAGCCGATAAATTCCTTGATAAGTGAATTCTTCGGAACAAAAACTGAAGGAATAGGTTCTATTTCTTCAAGATATTTAAGAACCATGGAACGCATGTCACTGTACTTCGACTTTTCAGCATTCAGCAGATCATCATAGATAAGTCCCTTGTATACCGGTGTTTCGTAATCGATAAAAGTATCTATATCAAAATCTGCTCTGTTCTTGTACGGCATTATATAGAGATTTTCGCCTCGCTGCACACTCTTGTACATAGCAAAAATGTCGTCGTATTCTCTTCCACGGAAAAGTCTGTCACGAAGAAGTCTTCTCATAAGCCTTACGTGCGAAGGATGCAGCAGATCGCCGTTCTTTGTCTTGAGTCGGGTTCTGACACTGACATAAACACAGGTAGCAGTATCGGTGACACCGCCGTTTACTTCCGGATTAAGTGCATGAATGCCCTCGAAGATCATTACCTCATTCTCTTCCCTTGTTATCGGCGTATATGATTTATAATCCTGCGTTACAAAATCAAATTCAGGAACTTCAACAGGTTTGCATTCAGCCATAAGCCTCATGTGTTCCTGGAACATCTTAATATCGACTCTGTAAGGAGATTCAAGGTCAATATTACCCTCTTCATCACGAGGAACATTCTTTTCTTCAATATTCTTGTTCGGTATGAAATAATTATCCATTGAGATAACCCGAGCCTTTATTCCGTTCTTTCCAAGCTCATCTGCCAGTCGCATTGCTGTAGTTGTCTTGCCTGAACCGGAAGGACCGGACAGAAGAACGATCGGCTTGCCGCTTTCAGCAACACTTTTTGCAACGGCAGCGACCTTTGCCATATAGTCTTCATTTGATTTTTTTATGAATTCCAGTGCATCGCCCTTTATTGATTTGTTAAGCTGTGAAATATTGATACATCTCATAATAACCCCACCTTTACCTATTATCATTTATTTTTTCCGGAAAATCCGGAGATTTAACTTTAAAGAAACTGACAAGCTGAAGTCAGTTTGCGATATCTGAAATATATTCCAGGATCTGCTCTGCAAAGTTTCTTTCTGCTGTATCAAACCCAGTGATTTTATCCGTACTGACATAATGCATAAGATCCTTCGGACAGAGCGCAATGTCTGCACTTTCCAGCATTGAAATATCAAAATCGCTGTCCCCGGCACTTATTACAAGAGAGGGAGAAAATTTTTTCCTGAGCCTTTCGACAGCTTTTCCCTTGGTAAGAATTTCAGGAAAAATGTACACCTTGTCTCCGGTGTTCCAGGTACAAACCTTATTCATGTCAAGTATGCCTTCCAGTCCGGCTCTGGTTCCTGCCGGATCCGAAGACTTCGTGAATACGAAAAGCTCGTCCACAACACGTATTTCAAAATACACGTTTTTGTCTGCGGAAAGCCATTCGATCCCCTTTCTGAATTCTTCCTGACAGCCGGAAATCATCCTTTTGGATTCCTCAAACCATTCATCGTCAAATATGCCGTCAGTATAAAGTATTCCGCCGTTGGCAGCAAGGGCTATCTCCGGAGGACCGTCATCAAAAAAACTGATGCGTTCATACTGCTCGGAAGAACGCGTGGTAAGCGGTGCGAATACCAGTCCGCTCTGATTTTTCAGCTTCTTAAGCAGATCAAGAGCATAAGGCGTCATGTATGACAGAGCTTTTTCTTCTTTGTACTCCACACATACATCAGTTTCTGCCGCTCTTTTGTAGGAATGTATAAGAGTGTTGTCAAGATCGGAAGCAAAGAGTATTATCAGTAATCACTCCTTAAGTATCTGCAAGTTTTTTTATAATACCGCAGGCACGGTAGCGTACCATAGGATATTTTATTACTTCGACATTTTTTTCTTCAGCCAGTCTGAAAATGTGAGCAAGATAATCCTTGTCATCCGGATCACTTACAAGTATTTTCCACGGAACACGTCTCAGAAGTACTCTGGTCGTCTCACCGATCCCTGGCTTAACAAGATTAATATCACCGACAGAAAAGTCCTTCTGTATCTTTTTAACCTCGTCAAGTCCAGTAACTTTACAGCTTTCGGAATCGGAAATTTCGTAATTTTCAGTAAAATCTATTGTATTCATCACAGTATCAATAAACTCAGCCGAAAGATCTTCCTTTTCAAGCTCACCATAATATGCAGCTCCGTGAAAGTCGTTTTCACCGATTATATCAGGCCGGAGAAATGTACGGCTCATAAGTCCCGATACAGTAGAGTTAAGGCAGGAACTCGGGATCAGAAAATCTGATTTGGTTCCGGAAAGGCTGGTTATATTAGCCGGATCTGCAAGAACAGCAAGTTCTGAAGATACTCCCGGATATGCGGAAAGTTCTCTTTTCAGTGTGTCAAGTATTGCACCTTTACCTGTCCATCCATCAACAAAACAGATGTCCGATGCGGCATGTCTTTCCAGAATATACTTCATCGCATTGTGATCAATACCTTTTCCGCGAATGATCGAGATAGTATAATGAAACACATTGAGAAAAGGATATTTTCTGTTAAGATACCGCTTTATGATTATGCCGACCGGGGTACCTGCTCTGGCAAGAGAAACAAGTACAATATTACTGCCGTATCGTTTTTTTATTTTTTCAGCTGCAACGGCTGCCGCTCTTCCTGTTTCGGCGGAATATTTCCTTAGCGCCTCTCTGTACAAAGCAAAGTATTTTTCTCCGGGCCTGTACTCAAGCGGAAGCATTTCGCAGTAATGTGTCCCTGACTGGATCAGCTTTTCCCTTACCTCAGAAGGAAGCGGTTCAACCATTCCCGTAATATCCTTAAGAAGTATTGTTACATCCTCTTCACTGTAGGAGGAACGCATTTACTTCACCCACCTGACAAGAGTGAATTTTTTCGTCAGCGGGAATGCAGCAGCAAAAGATGAGAAATCATAATCTTCATTTTCTGAATCAGTTACGACTATAACATGATCATATTCTGTCTCATCAGAATTGTAAATATAGGTCTTTCTGCCTTTTTCGTAAAAACTGTCGACCTCATATCTTGAAAACAGCGGATACCTTGTTGTAGCTTCCGGAACGATAGGACTTCTGGTAGTTGAATGAGTTACTGCAGTAACCTTATCCATTACAAGCCTTGAAGCTGTCATTATCGCTGGATACATACATTCCTCAGTACCTATAACTGCTATACGCTGCTTTTGGGAATGCGGTATCTCAGCTGTTATCTGCTTAGCCAGATTTGTGCAGGCCATTTTATAGTCCTTCGCTTTCAGACCTTTTCTAGGATCCACCTTACCTGATATATGTTTTTCAGTAAACTCATAATCCGAAGTACGCTTTTTACACTTTGGTTCGCATGTATAGGTTTCATCCGAATCCGGTGAGGCTTTGATTTTTACAAGCCACTGAACGTCTATTTCATTCTGTCTGAAATACTCTTCAGTTTCTTCACTCATCCCGTTAAGAAGTGAGCAGACTGCGAACTTCAGTCCCCACGGAAGATCATCGTACTGCTTTAAGGCATCAATAAAATTAAGTACAGTTTTTCCTGTAGTGACTTCATCATCAATGAAAACAATATACCTGAGACCTTTGATAACCTTATCCCAGTCATCACAGTAAAGATACTGTTCTGTGGCATGGCTGTGTTCCTCACTGAAAACAGCAACAGGAGTTCTGGTCTCATCCTTTTCCCTGGTGGTATGTATATAATAAGAGTTTATGAACCGGGCAGCAGTCATTGCACCTATAGCTGTAGCTGTCTCTGCAAAACCTATGAAAAGTATCTTTTCTGTTTCGATCGATTTCTTTATCTCTCCCGCAAGTGTAGTGCAGAGGTAACTTACCTGTTCAGGATCAGTAGGAATATGTTTTCCCTGCCGGCTGTTTACAAGCAGGTAATTTCTTTTCGGATTGTTATCCCTCTTTACCATTTTAACAAGATCTGTATCAGGAAAGAGTGTTTTGTTTTTTATAATTTCAAGCAATGTCTGTTATCCTTTCTGTTTCTTTTATTCCATATACGGCAGCTCTTATAAGTATTCTGCCTGCCCAGTTTCTGTGCACGGCAAGTTCATTCATGCGGTTGCCTGCTGTTCCCTTTGCAACTGCAAGAGCTGTATCTTTCCAGTTCAGCAGTTCACATGCATCTTTATAGTCCTCAGGCGATACGGCCAGAAGTTCATCTATGACAGGAAGCTGAGAAGGATGTATAGCGGTCTTGCCTACAAGGCCGTTAAGAATGTCCATGTGCATTTCTTTTCGAAGTCCTTCCGCCCAGGATGTATCATTCCTGTCCGAACCTTCAAAATAGTCCCATACCGGAGCCGAAATAACATAGTCTTCAGCAAAAACGTTCACAATATCACTGATCACGGCATTTACTGCAGCTATATCGTAAATTGTGTCATTTATACTGCGGCGCACGCCGAAACGTGAACAGAAATCATTCCCTCCGATACGTATATTGACTATAATGTCACGGTATGAATCTATTACATCCTTCAGAGTAAGAAGTGTTGTCACGCGGCTTCTCAGGTCAGA from Ruminococcus sp. HUN007 includes:
- a CDS encoding prephenate dehydrogenase/arogenate dehydrogenase family protein, translated to MGSTKTEIHEEVIRLDLEKNFIGGHPMTGSEKTGIENADEYLLENAYYIITPTEKNTEEQIEGFRSFVKSLGSIPLVLDYKKHDYATASISHLPHMISYALTNLVRNIDDQDETMKTIAAGGFRDMTRIAASSPVMWQSICLSNKEQLVSLMDQYIDEITRLRESIDHSEKQELLNYFQEAKEYRDSLFIPNKRSSTVCYEMFVDLVDEAGGIAIIASMLAFKGINIKNIGIINNREFEEGVLRIEFYTHEALDLAVVVLKEKNYKVYCR
- a CDS encoding GGDEF domain-containing protein, translated to MVYYAELNILGFFTCLIIQHKEAKDKQEIFSTRSFKNILLIIESIFLLDTASLLIQNDMMPHTHIVHLMIMNGYFFLQALFPLEILKYCMGVEKIRSRTIRILTYIPMIITFAVLVVNSVKPFAFQIGENDKYSRLSSTGFVYVVIWPIVYVLGGLFFLIAYYRKSTDIKRENYRHIIIFAMFGFMAGILSILFKGFLLWPFISLGLIYLYVNVLSKSNQKLDILAFKDSLTGVGNAALYESVSGHIKAQIDAGTAEFALVVMDANSLKKINDNFGHEAGNEYIRTSARFICRIFDHSPIFRIGGDEFVTILEHSDYENREELLRRFDTEILHEKAVSDGVEFPLSIARGMKVYEKGLSFSEVFYEADNLMYANKSEVKKKATAEFLTENVSG
- a CDS encoding phosphoribosyltransferase domain-containing protein translates to MLEIIKNKTLFPDTDLVKMVKRDNNPKRNYLLVNSRQGKHIPTDPEQVSYLCTTLAGEIKKSIETEKILFIGFAETATAIGAMTAARFINSYYIHTTREKDETRTPVAVFSEEHSHATEQYLYCDDWDKVIKGLRYIVFIDDEVTTGKTVLNFIDALKQYDDLPWGLKFAVCSLLNGMSEETEEYFRQNEIDVQWLVKIKASPDSDETYTCEPKCKKRTSDYEFTEKHISGKVDPRKGLKAKDYKMACTNLAKQITAEIPHSQKQRIAVIGTEECMYPAIMTASRLVMDKVTAVTHSTTRSPIVPEATTRYPLFSRYEVDSFYEKGRKTYIYNSDETEYDHVIVVTDSENEDYDFSSFAAAFPLTKKFTLVRWVK
- a CDS encoding TipAS antibiotic-recognition domain-containing protein, producing the protein MTNRTVTDFTTKNSLARMQEILFYRELDFPLKDILKILSSPDYDRKKALEAQKELMILKKNRIEKLISALDDAVKGVKINMKVFDNSEFEEKREEYAREAKEKWGNTEAYSEFEKKNGSFSTDDIRSLAAGIDEVMAEFAECMKNGFAPDSAEAKGLVRKLQNYITETSYTCTDEILAGLGQMYTADERFRKNIDRHGEGTAQFISDAIDKYCSSVK
- a CDS encoding MerR family DNA-binding transcriptional regulator, coding for MKYQIKEFAKLTDVSVRTLHYYDETGLLKPAFVDEQNGYRFYDEKQSCKNAGDPVLP
- a CDS encoding HAD hydrolase family protein yields the protein MEYKEEKALSYMTPYALDLLKKLKNQSGLVFAPLTTRSSEQYERISFFDDGPPEIALAANGGILYTDGIFDDEWFEESKRMISGCQEEFRKGIEWLSADKNVYFEIRVVDELFVFTKSSDPAGTRAGLEGILDMNKVCTWNTGDKVYIFPEILTKGKAVERLRKKFSPSLVISAGDSDFDISMLESADIALCPKDLMHYVSTDKITGFDTAERNFAEQILEYISDIAN
- a CDS encoding glycosyl hydrolase; translation: MSKNLVRIISAVNAAVMMSTAASVFPVSVSAEDTGVIFESEAEKIDGVENWTSIYENQIPGYSGDGFAYLTAKNIEFEVEAPEEGLYEIDVRYAQILSEEGRMQTITINGAEYSKVFAYTDKWVDTEFGKYRLKKGTNKIALIPKYGYAAFDKITIKKAVMPDLKAAATAVPCDPDATKEAKGLMNYLYSVYGTGILSGQQTIYGGGHKMNTTIRYNAEKDICVDESGKEYSFDPADKAVADDGSKFVWKCKDENGQVYSYDSQNRNYSYCEYDRELKYLKETVGDMPAIQGFDFGANCPCYKWDDGIVERMIDWTNNKNGICTASWHINVPVTMADYTLGEPLDFSKTTYSEKCDFSPSKAMEKGTPENDYWSLCIKNLAEQLSVLQEAGVPVLFRPLHEADGNYSNGGVSWFWWGKEGPEVYNKLWKYLQKELQDTYGIHNLIWEQNLYTWSDASAEWYTGDEYVDIVGYDKYNTQYNRHDGKTSGPNLDAESGIFWKLYDTVKGKKMVSMPENDTIPSLDNITIEKAGWLYFCPWYDEESTPKFLSGEEYQNAEEVEKLYKSDYCITLSELPKDWKGYEASTAPTDPGKDKDPGKDKDPDKNTDPTAEPSPDKDVKSAGLGDVYTDGKIDVTDLTELSLALLGDRKLTDDQKKLADIDGDGELTLADLARLRQYLSKKIDKLG
- a CDS encoding HpcH/HpaI aldolase/citrate lyase family protein; protein product: MKNIINRKILASCSKVKERDLTAYSLGGLMYTPAHNDKVAEFLTAKKYQHLRSLALCLEDAIADGSEEEAVKQLKTTFSELKKNVHDGRILKDDLPYIFIRVKYPEQISKVLEETDDDGILSGFIFPKFDMSNARAYLEEITKASERTGRVLYAMPIIESRAVSDLRSRVTTLLTLKDVIDSYRDIIVNIRIGGNDFCSRFGVRRSINDTIYDIAAVNAVISDIVNVFAEDYVISAPVWDYFEGSDRNDTSWAEGLRKEMHMDILNGLVGKTAIHPSQLPVIDELLAVSPEDYKDACELLNWKDTALAVAKGTAGNRMNELAVHRNWAGRILIRAAVYGIKETERITDIA
- a CDS encoding cysteine protease StiP family protein, with the protein product MRSSYSEEDVTILLKDITGMVEPLPSEVREKLIQSGTHYCEMLPLEYRPGEKYFALYREALRKYSAETGRAAAVAAEKIKKRYGSNIVLVSLARAGTPVGIIIKRYLNRKYPFLNVFHYTISIIRGKGIDHNAMKYILERHAASDICFVDGWTGKGAILDTLKRELSAYPGVSSELAVLADPANITSLSGTKSDFLIPSSCLNSTVSGLMSRTFLRPDIIGENDFHGAAYYGELEKEDLSAEFIDTVMNTIDFTENYEISDSESCKVTGLDEVKKIQKDFSVGDINLVKPGIGETTRVLLRRVPWKILVSDPDDKDYLAHIFRLAEEKNVEVIKYPMVRYRACGIIKKLADT